From Selenomonas ruminantium AC2024, a single genomic window includes:
- a CDS encoding MFS transporter produces the protein MTKEKLWTRNFGALIAANGLLFASFHFLLPTITLYAASLGATGMQMGLIGGIFGYSAIFIRLFTDTGVRAFGKKICLYAGLVLCVLATLGYMLFANIHALVFARVIHGFGFGLSTTFAAALAADVIPASRRGEGIGYFGLGSTVAMAMAPALGLWLLSEGAVNLFLSSITAALLALFFAYICRGKKHASELPEVSPIKSSIRNRLCERNTGGPALLTILFGAGYGSVNTFIAMLAAEKGIEGAGLFFVIGTLFIFISRPFGGRLLDRYGAFAVVLPGAVSYLAALGLLLWAPSLGWMLTASAFYGLGAGALLPALLTWMLNQVRPDRHSAASATFYNMLDIGTSTGILVLGTVAGEIGFTRMFGWIAAIMGLFLLLAVIQYRSKDDATVVLDDLKTKKADGGL, from the coding sequence TTGACAAAAGAAAAATTATGGACACGGAATTTCGGTGCGTTAATTGCGGCGAATGGCCTGTTGTTTGCAAGTTTTCATTTTTTACTACCGACGATTACCCTGTATGCGGCAAGTCTCGGGGCTACAGGAATGCAAATGGGGTTAATTGGCGGTATTTTTGGTTATTCAGCGATTTTTATCCGCTTGTTTACGGACACGGGAGTGCGGGCTTTTGGTAAGAAAATTTGCTTGTATGCTGGTCTCGTACTTTGTGTTTTGGCAACGCTTGGCTATATGCTGTTTGCCAACATCCATGCCTTGGTGTTTGCCCGGGTAATCCATGGTTTTGGCTTTGGCCTGTCTACGACTTTTGCGGCGGCGCTGGCGGCCGATGTGATTCCTGCTTCCCGCCGGGGCGAGGGGATCGGTTATTTCGGTTTGGGAAGTACTGTCGCTATGGCTATGGCTCCAGCTTTAGGATTGTGGCTTTTGTCTGAGGGGGCAGTAAATCTTTTCTTATCGTCGATAACTGCTGCCCTGCTGGCCCTGTTCTTTGCCTATATCTGCCGGGGGAAAAAGCATGCATCAGAACTTCCTGAAGTTTCGCCTATCAAGTCTTCCATCCGCAACCGCTTGTGTGAACGCAATACCGGGGGACCGGCACTACTGACCATTTTGTTTGGTGCTGGCTACGGCAGCGTCAATACCTTCATTGCCATGCTGGCAGCGGAAAAGGGGATTGAGGGAGCTGGCCTTTTCTTTGTAATCGGTACATTATTCATCTTTATATCCCGTCCCTTCGGCGGCAGGTTACTGGATCGTTATGGGGCCTTTGCAGTGGTTCTCCCGGGGGCAGTTTCGTACTTGGCGGCCTTGGGGCTTTTGCTTTGGGCTCCGTCGTTGGGCTGGATGCTAACAGCATCGGCTTTTTATGGCTTAGGCGCTGGTGCCCTTTTACCGGCACTTTTGACATGGATGCTCAATCAGGTGCGGCCGGACCGGCACAGTGCAGCCAGTGCCACGTTCTACAATATGCTGGATATTGGCACGAGTACCGGTATTTTGGTGCTGGGAACTGTAGCTGGGGAAATTGGTTTTACCAGAATGTTTGGCTGGATTGCCGCTATAATGGGCTTGTTTTTGTTGCTGGCAGTTATT
- a CDS encoding ABC transporter ATP-binding protein: MSYIKVEDVSRQFTKADGSVFQALDHVDLEIKQGEFICLLGPSGCGKSTLLNILAGFEGASAGTVTIDGQTVAKPSPKYVTIFQNYGLLPWRTVLKNVELGLEEQQLPADEREKIARHYLEVVGLQDFADSHPAELSGGMQQRVAIARALTVDPEIIFMDEPFAALDALTRMKLQDEVSAICREQKKTIIFVTHDIDEAVVLADRIVVMTPNPGQIKTILPVDLHGQRDRTSPDFWDIRERVFECFALKPEDKTEYYI; the protein is encoded by the coding sequence ATGAGTTATATAAAAGTGGAAGATGTATCCCGTCAGTTTACCAAGGCGGATGGCAGTGTGTTTCAAGCTCTTGACCATGTGGATTTGGAGATAAAGCAAGGAGAATTTATTTGCTTGCTTGGGCCGTCTGGTTGCGGCAAAAGTACCCTGCTCAATATTCTGGCAGGCTTTGAAGGGGCTAGTGCTGGAACGGTTACGATTGATGGACAAACCGTGGCTAAGCCTAGTCCGAAATATGTGACGATTTTTCAGAACTATGGCTTACTGCCTTGGCGTACTGTACTAAAGAATGTAGAACTCGGATTGGAAGAACAGCAGCTTCCTGCAGATGAACGGGAAAAAATTGCTCGTCACTATTTGGAGGTTGTTGGCTTGCAGGATTTTGCAGACAGCCATCCGGCAGAACTATCCGGTGGGATGCAGCAGCGTGTGGCAATAGCGAGAGCATTGACAGTTGACCCGGAAATTATCTTTATGGATGAACCATTTGCGGCGTTAGATGCTTTAACCCGTATGAAATTACAGGATGAGGTATCGGCTATCTGCCGAGAGCAGAAAAAGACCATTATTTTTGTCACGCATGATATCGATGAAGCGGTGGTGCTGGCAGACCGCATTGTGGTCATGACACCAAATCCTGGACAGATTAAAACCATACTGCCGGTAGACCTGCATGGTCAGCGCGACCGTACCAGCCCGGATTTCTGGGATATCCGTGAACGAGTTTTTGAGTGCTTTGCCTTAAAACCTGAGGATAAAACCGAATATTACATTTGA
- a CDS encoding ABC transporter permease, giving the protein MHKVKYIGGSLIILLAFWQIVTWLGGWNEALFPSPLGTVRGLGELLASGVLAADIRASLSRFALGYISAVVLAMALGLVLGWYKKIWNYLNPVAQVLRPVSPVAWLPFIVLFFGIGEMPALVIIFIAAFFPVLLATVAAVQGMEPVYLKVAKNFGIGQPQILGKIVFPAVFPRIATGLHLALGTAWVFLVAGEMAGAQSGLGFLIIDARNNLRADWLMAAILTIGVLGLVLDGIVSYLEGQIYRRWGLTRRT; this is encoded by the coding sequence ATGCATAAGGTTAAATATATTGGTGGTTCGCTTATTATCTTGTTAGCGTTTTGGCAAATCGTAACCTGGCTGGGGGGCTGGAATGAAGCGTTGTTTCCTTCGCCATTAGGAACCGTGCGTGGTTTGGGAGAACTTCTGGCTAGTGGTGTGCTGGCTGCAGATATTCGTGCTAGTCTCAGCAGATTTGCTCTGGGTTATATCAGTGCAGTGGTTTTAGCCATGGCCTTAGGATTGGTATTAGGCTGGTATAAAAAAATCTGGAATTATCTTAATCCAGTAGCGCAGGTATTGCGCCCGGTATCACCTGTGGCCTGGCTGCCGTTTATCGTATTATTCTTCGGCATTGGTGAAATGCCCGCTCTTGTTATTATATTTATCGCTGCCTTTTTTCCCGTGCTTTTGGCCACTGTAGCGGCGGTGCAGGGGATGGAACCTGTGTACTTAAAGGTCGCTAAAAATTTTGGCATAGGCCAGCCTCAGATTTTAGGGAAAATCGTATTCCCCGCAGTTTTTCCCCGTATTGCAACAGGCCTGCATTTAGCTTTAGGGACAGCCTGGGTATTCCTCGTTGCTGGAGAAATGGCTGGTGCGCAATCTGGTCTTGGCTTTTTGATTATTGATGCCCGTAATAATCTAAGAGCAGACTGGCTGATGGCTGCAATACTGACCATTGGTGTTCTGGGCTTAGTCTTGGATGGAATCGTAAGTTATCTGGAAGGGCAGATTTACCGCCGGTGGGGATTAACGAGGAGGACCTAA
- a CDS encoding ABC transporter substrate-binding protein, translating to MRKLWSVILLLLLIGGAGWFLWSGDRQSAAEEKHTVRIAYLPITHALPLFAEKELLTADDDVQVELIKYGSWPELMDALNTGKVDGASVLIELAVKAREQGIDVRAAALGHKDGNVIIGGNGIEKVEDLRGKIFAIPHKQSTHNLLLQQMLAEHGMSLQDLTVVELSPPEMPAGLAQGQIAGYCVAEPFGAKAIALGKGHILAKAEDLWPDSLCCALVFNGDFVNKHHELAKKATAKYLAAGKHLTEHEEEQPQIAQLYLKAKAKVVEMSLKLIRYDDLQITPEAYAELVKRMSAAKLIERIPEYEDFVDRTLLP from the coding sequence ATGCGAAAACTATGGAGTGTAATACTTCTGCTCCTGCTTATAGGTGGTGCAGGCTGGTTTTTATGGTCAGGAGATAGACAAAGTGCAGCGGAAGAAAAACATACGGTGCGCATTGCCTATCTGCCCATAACACATGCTTTGCCCCTATTTGCGGAAAAAGAACTGCTGACAGCAGATGATGATGTACAGGTAGAGCTGATTAAATATGGCTCATGGCCGGAACTTATGGATGCATTAAATACCGGTAAAGTGGATGGCGCGTCTGTGCTTATAGAACTTGCCGTAAAGGCCAGAGAACAAGGCATCGACGTACGGGCTGCGGCCTTGGGACATAAGGATGGCAATGTGATTATCGGTGGAAATGGCATTGAAAAAGTCGAGGATTTGCGTGGCAAAATCTTTGCCATACCGCACAAGCAGTCTACCCATAATTTACTTTTGCAGCAGATGCTTGCCGAGCATGGCATGAGTCTTCAGGATTTGACGGTTGTAGAATTGTCACCACCGGAAATGCCGGCAGGACTTGCTCAGGGTCAGATTGCCGGTTACTGTGTAGCCGAACCGTTTGGTGCCAAAGCGATTGCTCTGGGGAAAGGGCATATTTTGGCTAAAGCAGAAGATTTATGGCCGGATAGCTTATGCTGTGCTCTCGTATTTAATGGTGATTTTGTGAATAAACATCATGAACTGGCAAAGAAAGCAACAGCAAAATATTTAGCTGCTGGAAAGCATCTAACCGAACATGAAGAAGAGCAGCCCCAAATTGCTCAGCTATATTTGAAGGCTAAGGCAAAAGTCGTGGAAATGTCTTTGAAACTCATTCGTTATGATGACCTGCAGATTACGCCTGAGGCTTATGCCGAACTAGTAAAGCGTATGTCTGCGGCAAAATTGATTGAACGCATACCGGAATATGAGGATTTTGTAGACAGAACGCTCCTGCCGTAA
- the cooS gene encoding anaerobic carbon-monoxide dehydrogenase catalytic subunit, whose product MPTENHHHEYDHVHEHADWHFHEHDANHPHEHGGVNDYMQAVAEYRKTFATKKDVLEETPDPAVKELLHRMDELGQETIFDRFDAQKPQCSFGLAGVCCKFCNMGPCKITKKSPKGVCGADADLIVARNLLRSAAAGVAQHGAHAREILLTMKFVAEGKLNLPILGEKKLRAVCQAFGIETRGQSAKRLVGKLADVLLDDLSRPLPDDYRTIRSLAPAERQAVWDKLGIIPISAYQEVFDAYHRTGVGTDGDYKSILKAFLRCGLAFCFTGVVASNIGTDVLFGTGHRATSKVNVGALKKGYVNIAVHGHLPTLVSEIVRIGHLPEMVELAREKGAKGIQFYGICCSCLAAMYRYEGVIPLSNAVGAELILGTGALDLWVADVQDVYPAIMDVARCFKTTVVTTSDSARLPGAEHYAYDYRHSNIGDTEKLARKIVTRAIESFADRRDVAVSIPQYEVTADIGFTAENVGAQFDDFQKLYEALKDGRILGIVNMVGCSNPRVVYEKATLDVADVLLENNVLILTNGCASFPLLKLGYCSKEGAERCGKSLKEFVQEYDVPPVWHVGECIDNTRSSGIFGGVAAKAGQAIKDMPYAFASPEWSNEKGLDASLAFRLFGIDSYHCVEPPVQGSTAVEKFLKEDTKDLLGAVMTVNVNGRELGEKIVADMKEARKKLGWG is encoded by the coding sequence ATGCCGACAGAAAATCACCATCACGAATATGACCATGTTCATGAACATGCGGATTGGCATTTCCATGAACATGATGCCAATCATCCTCATGAGCATGGCGGTGTAAATGACTATATGCAGGCTGTAGCAGAATATCGTAAAACCTTTGCTACAAAGAAGGACGTTCTGGAGGAAACGCCAGACCCTGCCGTGAAGGAACTTTTGCATAGGATGGATGAGTTAGGACAAGAGACAATCTTTGACCGCTTCGATGCACAGAAACCACAATGTTCTTTCGGCCTTGCCGGTGTATGTTGTAAGTTCTGCAATATGGGGCCATGTAAGATAACCAAGAAAAGCCCAAAAGGTGTGTGTGGTGCAGATGCGGATTTAATCGTGGCACGAAATCTTCTGCGCAGTGCAGCTGCTGGTGTAGCCCAGCATGGTGCCCATGCCAGAGAAATATTGCTTACCATGAAGTTTGTTGCCGAAGGCAAGCTGAATCTGCCGATTTTGGGAGAGAAGAAACTTCGTGCTGTATGTCAGGCTTTTGGCATTGAAACCAGAGGGCAGTCAGCAAAACGGTTAGTGGGGAAATTGGCCGATGTGCTGCTGGATGATTTATCTCGTCCACTGCCGGATGATTATAGAACTATCCGCTCTTTGGCACCTGCAGAGCGTCAAGCTGTATGGGATAAGCTGGGGATTATTCCCATAAGTGCTTATCAGGAAGTATTTGATGCGTATCACCGTACAGGTGTGGGAACGGACGGCGATTATAAAAGTATATTGAAGGCCTTCCTGCGCTGTGGTCTGGCATTCTGCTTTACTGGTGTAGTAGCGTCAAATATTGGTACAGATGTTCTGTTCGGCACCGGCCATCGGGCGACTTCCAAAGTCAATGTTGGTGCCCTAAAGAAAGGGTACGTCAATATTGCTGTACATGGGCATCTACCGACCCTGGTCAGTGAAATTGTTCGCATAGGCCATTTGCCGGAAATGGTGGAACTGGCAAGGGAAAAAGGTGCCAAGGGGATTCAGTTCTATGGGATTTGTTGTTCTTGCCTGGCGGCTATGTATCGCTATGAAGGGGTAATTCCCTTGTCTAATGCAGTAGGTGCAGAACTTATTCTGGGGACAGGAGCACTGGATTTATGGGTGGCTGACGTGCAGGATGTTTATCCGGCGATTATGGATGTTGCTCGTTGCTTTAAGACAACAGTGGTCACTACCAGTGACTCAGCGCGTTTGCCGGGGGCTGAGCATTATGCTTATGATTATCGACACAGCAATATCGGTGACACGGAAAAATTGGCTCGTAAGATTGTGACCAGAGCCATTGAAAGCTTCGCTGACCGCCGTGATGTAGCTGTATCGATTCCACAGTATGAAGTTACGGCAGATATTGGTTTTACTGCAGAAAACGTAGGTGCGCAGTTTGATGATTTCCAAAAGCTTTATGAGGCGTTAAAGGATGGGCGTATCTTAGGTATTGTCAATATGGTTGGCTGCAGCAATCCACGCGTGGTTTATGAAAAAGCAACACTTGATGTAGCGGATGTTCTACTGGAAAATAATGTGCTGATTTTAACCAATGGTTGTGCATCGTTCCCGCTGTTGAAACTCGGGTATTGCAGCAAGGAGGGGGCAGAACGGTGTGGTAAGTCCTTAAAGGAGTTTGTTCAGGAATATGATGTACCACCGGTTTGGCATGTGGGTGAGTGTATTGATAACACCCGCTCGTCTGGAATTTTTGGTGGGGTAGCGGCAAAAGCCGGACAAGCAATTAAGGATATGCCTTATGCTTTCGCCAGCCCGGAGTGGTCGAATGAAAAAGGCTTGGATGCTTCCCTGGCATTCCGGTTATTCGGTATTGACTCTTATCATTGCGTGGAACCGCCAGTTCAAGGCTCAACGGCAGTCGAAAAATTTCTAAAAGAAGATACGAAAGACCTTTTAGGAGCCGTAATGACGGTTAATGTCAATGGACGGGAGTTAGGTGAAAAAATTGTTGCGGATATGAAAGAAGCACGAAAAAAATTAGGCTGGGGGTAA
- a CDS encoding RrF2 family transcriptional regulator, which yields MISTRGRYALRVMVDLAEHEKGQYIPLKDIAARQELSKKYLEIIVKDLVRSHLIIGTSGKGGGYKLSRPPEDYTVGEIIELMEGTLAPVACLADGNPECPRKDICKTRPLWVEYYSMKHNFFYSKKLCDLF from the coding sequence ATGATTTCCACTCGCGGGCGTTATGCACTTCGCGTTATGGTTGACTTAGCTGAACATGAAAAGGGGCAGTATATCCCACTTAAGGATATCGCTGCCCGTCAGGAGCTTTCCAAGAAATACCTGGAAATAATTGTGAAAGATTTAGTTCGCAGCCATCTGATTATTGGCACAAGCGGTAAAGGTGGCGGCTATAAACTGTCTCGTCCACCAGAGGACTATACGGTCGGAGAAATTATCGAACTTATGGAAGGAACTTTGGCTCCTGTTGCTTGTCTGGCAGATGGAAATCCGGAATGTCCCAGAAAAGATATTTGTAAAACAAGGCCTCTATGGGTTGAATACTATTCCATGAAGCATAATTTCTTCTACTCGAAAAAATTATGCGACTTATTTTAA
- a CDS encoding DASS family sodium-coupled anion symporter, which yields MRKKIGLPLGLFTLLVILLLPTPPDLSTAGHRMLAILVFAVVIWMFETVSYPVSAVIIISLMAFMLGTAPNMINPDKVLGTSGALKMAMSGFSSPALALVGAALFISAAMMKTGLDKRLALFILSKIGAKTKNVLAGVILVGFILSFFVPSTTARVSCMVPIVMGIIAAFGVPLKSRFSAVMMIAIAQADSIWNVGIKTAAAQNMIALEFIEKQLGTTVSWLDWFITAAPFAAIMSVILYFLLLKLVPPEMDEIEGGQETVARELKALGPMTLSEKKLLGISLLLLFLWSTEKILHNFDTSSTTMAAITAMMLPGIGIMTWKEAQAKIGWGTLVLFGVGISLGSAVLSTKAATWIAHMIVNVFGLYHTSAFMIIAILAMFLIVIHMGFASATALAAAMIPIIISVLQGSAEYSHLNVVGMTLILQYVICFGFILPVNAPQNMVAFGTETFEAKTFIKTGIPLTVIAYSLIMLMAATYWKWLGIII from the coding sequence ATGAGAAAAAAGATAGGTTTGCCGTTAGGATTATTTACGCTGTTGGTGATACTTTTGTTGCCTACACCACCAGATTTGTCAACAGCAGGACATAGAATGCTGGCGATATTGGTGTTCGCTGTCGTAATTTGGATGTTTGAAACGGTTTCTTATCCGGTATCTGCTGTAATAATCATCTCGCTTATGGCATTCATGCTTGGCACGGCACCGAATATGATAAATCCTGATAAGGTTTTAGGAACTTCCGGAGCGCTAAAAATGGCAATGTCGGGATTTTCTAGTCCTGCTCTTGCCTTGGTAGGGGCAGCGTTATTTATCTCAGCCGCGATGATGAAGACTGGTCTTGATAAACGCTTGGCCTTGTTTATTCTGTCTAAGATTGGTGCCAAGACTAAAAATGTGCTAGCCGGAGTAATTCTGGTAGGTTTTATCCTAAGTTTTTTTGTCCCCAGCACTACAGCCAGAGTGTCATGTATGGTGCCGATTGTTATGGGCATCATTGCCGCTTTTGGTGTGCCACTTAAAAGTCGGTTTTCAGCGGTGATGATGATTGCCATCGCTCAGGCTGACAGCATTTGGAATGTTGGGATAAAGACGGCAGCGGCACAGAACATGATTGCGTTGGAATTTATCGAGAAACAGTTGGGGACAACTGTTAGCTGGCTGGATTGGTTTATAACAGCGGCTCCCTTTGCTGCAATTATGAGCGTGATTTTGTATTTCTTGTTGTTGAAACTTGTCCCTCCTGAAATGGATGAGATAGAAGGTGGGCAGGAAACCGTGGCACGGGAATTGAAAGCGTTAGGCCCGATGACGCTGAGTGAAAAGAAACTGCTGGGAATATCCCTGTTGCTGTTATTTCTATGGTCTACGGAAAAGATATTGCATAACTTTGATACATCTTCCACGACAATGGCGGCAATAACGGCCATGATGCTTCCAGGGATAGGGATTATGACGTGGAAAGAAGCACAGGCCAAAATTGGTTGGGGAACACTGGTGCTGTTTGGTGTAGGAATTAGTCTTGGTTCTGCAGTTCTATCTACCAAGGCTGCAACTTGGATAGCGCATATGATTGTGAATGTATTTGGTCTGTATCATACGTCTGCTTTTATGATTATAGCTATTCTGGCTATGTTCCTGATTGTGATTCATATGGGATTTGCTAGTGCAACTGCATTAGCGGCAGCGATGATTCCGATTATTATTTCGGTGCTTCAAGGATCAGCCGAATATTCACATCTTAACGTTGTAGGAATGACACTGATTTTGCAATATGTCATTTGCTTTGGATTTATCCTGCCGGTAAATGCTCCACAGAATATGGTGGCTTTCGGTACGGAAACATTTGAGGCAAAGACATTTATAAAGACAGGTATTCCGCTGACCGTAATAGCTTATAGCCTCATTATGCTGATGGCGGCAACATATTGGAAGTGGCTTGGAATTATCATTTAG
- a CDS encoding methyltransferase family protein: MSQIILGVILFCGGLGLFIKTTLLFHKMGQGTLSPLAPPKRLIIQGPYKIVRNPMLLGILFILLSEALLFSSCCIFIYTLIFFLINCIYFKTVEEKMLIKRFGQDYITYRNSVPMWLPNFRGKCKVN, translated from the coding sequence ATGTCACAAATCATTTTAGGCGTTATATTATTCTGTGGTGGATTGGGCTTATTTATCAAAACCACACTACTTTTTCATAAGATGGGCCAGGGAACCCTTTCGCCATTAGCGCCGCCTAAGCGGCTCATTATTCAGGGGCCATATAAAATAGTCCGTAATCCGATGCTATTAGGAATCCTTTTTATCCTGTTATCAGAGGCGCTTCTTTTTAGTAGCTGCTGTATTTTTATATATACGCTTATCTTTTTCCTTATTAATTGCATATACTTTAAGACTGTGGAAGAAAAGATGCTAATCAAACGCTTTGGTCAGGATTACATCACATATAGGAACAGTGTTCCCATGTGGCTGCCTAATTTTCGCGGTAAATGCAAGGTGAATTAA
- a CDS encoding YdcF family protein, with translation MQNHTKTNLPHQLLADAANTLTRFLGVRDLPKLSHKTLQRRYGIEQADVLMLFGGTIPFGCDVAAAAWRRGVARHLMIVGGIGHTTQSLRGKFRTRFPDMDTDDKSEAELIASYLSRKYDIRDILLETKSTNCGNNVTYALAKLKEAAIPAKSLIIMQDPSMQRRMAAGFAKELKHGKDTTIINYATYRPYLTAKNGPLRFIRQYWGLWDIEHYITLLLGDISRLRDDTQGYGPNGKGFITHVDIPPEVEKAFHILNVSQLGTIRTANPAFRS, from the coding sequence ATGCAGAATCATACGAAAACAAATCTCCCACATCAGCTGCTTGCTGATGCCGCCAACACACTTACCCGTTTTCTCGGTGTGCGCGACCTACCAAAACTAAGCCACAAAACCTTACAACGCAGATATGGCATTGAACAGGCAGATGTGCTTATGCTTTTCGGTGGCACTATTCCCTTTGGCTGTGATGTTGCTGCTGCCGCATGGAGGCGAGGCGTGGCCCGTCACCTGATGATAGTTGGCGGCATCGGTCATACCACGCAGTCTCTTAGGGGTAAATTTAGAACCAGATTCCCGGATATGGATACCGATGATAAATCAGAGGCTGAGCTGATTGCTAGCTACCTGTCCCGGAAGTACGATATTCGTGATATCCTCCTGGAAACAAAATCCACCAACTGCGGTAATAATGTCACTTATGCCCTAGCAAAACTCAAAGAGGCAGCTATCCCGGCAAAATCGCTCATAATCATGCAGGATCCTTCTATGCAACGCCGCATGGCTGCCGGCTTTGCCAAGGAGCTGAAACATGGCAAGGATACTACCATCATAAACTATGCGACTTATCGTCCCTATCTTACTGCTAAAAATGGTCCCCTACGCTTTATCCGCCAATATTGGGGCCTATGGGATATAGAGCATTATATTACACTGCTTCTAGGAGATATCTCCCGTCTCAGAGATGACACGCAAGGTTATGGCCCTAATGGCAAAGGTTTCATCACGCATGTAGATATTCCACCGGAAGTCGAAAAAGCTTTTCACATTCTAAACGTCAGCCAACTGGGCACCATCCGCACTGCCAACCCAGCCTTCAGAAGCTAA
- a CDS encoding cytochrome c biogenesis protein: MNVSKLKLEIFIPETHLAKLRQALQSVGAGKIGNYDSCLAYSHVTGTWRPLQGSQPYIGTCDEISEAPEIKVEVNIQEEALQETLKAIREVHPYEEPVINVIPLYSDKGMGNS; the protein is encoded by the coding sequence ATGAACGTATCAAAGTTAAAGCTGGAGATTTTCATACCGGAAACACATCTTGCTAAGTTACGGCAGGCTTTGCAGTCAGTTGGGGCTGGAAAAATCGGAAACTATGACAGTTGTCTGGCATACAGCCATGTGACGGGAACCTGGCGGCCATTGCAGGGAAGCCAGCCATATATTGGTACATGTGATGAAATCAGCGAAGCTCCGGAAATAAAAGTAGAGGTCAACATCCAGGAGGAGGCTCTGCAGGAGACATTAAAAGCAATTCGTGAGGTTCATCCTTACGAGGAACCGGTAATCAATGTAATCCCACTGTATTCGGATAAGGGGATGGGAAATTCATGA
- a CDS encoding cob(I)yrinic acid a,c-diamide adenosyltransferase: MLQVYTGNGKGKTTAAIGLAIRALGAGRKVYIMQFMKSLAYSEQKILQGFLPELTLRTSGKPFFIAEEGTLSNELQDKFGDAVVIFPKGKPPQDYIELINAGFEEVKRAISSKKYGLVILDELNVALHFGLIGRTAVEELLKMVPEDTEMVLTGRGAPDWLIERADLVTDMKEVKHYYTKGVEARKGIEC; encoded by the coding sequence ATGCTTCAGGTCTATACAGGAAATGGCAAAGGAAAGACTACGGCTGCCATTGGTCTTGCCATTAGAGCCTTAGGGGCAGGCAGGAAAGTATATATCATGCAGTTCATGAAAAGTCTGGCATACAGTGAGCAGAAGATACTGCAGGGATTTTTACCTGAGCTTACCTTAAGAACCAGTGGAAAGCCGTTTTTCATTGCAGAAGAAGGAACATTAAGCAATGAGTTACAAGATAAATTTGGAGATGCTGTCGTGATATTTCCGAAAGGAAAGCCTCCGCAAGATTATATTGAACTTATAAACGCGGGCTTTGAGGAAGTGAAAAGAGCCATATCTTCAAAAAAATACGGCTTGGTAATCCTGGATGAACTAAATGTGGCACTGCATTTTGGTTTGATAGGCAGAACCGCTGTTGAGGAACTATTGAAAATGGTGCCGGAGGATACGGAAATGGTGTTGACCGGAAGAGGCGCTCCAGATTGGCTGATTGAGCGTGCGGATCTTGTGACGGACATGAAGGAAGTTAAGCACTACTATACAAAGGGCGTTGAGGCCCGTAAGGGGATTGAGTGTTAA